Proteins from a genomic interval of Candidatus Polarisedimenticolia bacterium:
- a CDS encoding glycosyltransferase family 2 protein, which translates to MSAPAVSVVIPVRDERENLRPLWEELRVALQKLDRGFEAIFVDDGSGDGSAEALDRLAREDPRIRVFHLEEPSGQSAALETGFRASRGDFVVTIDADLQNDPVDIPLLLDRMGALDLLAGYRLDRRDSVLRRISSRLANRIRDRVTGDAIRDAGCTLKVFRRRCLERILLYDGMHRFLPTLLRLEGYRVGEAPVRHRPRVWGSSKYNVRGRLFRTFVDLLAVRWMIKRRLRVRMKTAPVSERGRSSRAG; encoded by the coding sequence GTGAGCGCGCCCGCCGTCTCGGTCGTGATTCCGGTGCGCGACGAGCGGGAGAACCTGCGCCCGCTCTGGGAGGAGCTGCGCGTCGCGCTGCAAAAGCTCGACCGGGGCTTCGAGGCGATCTTCGTGGACGACGGCAGCGGCGACGGAAGCGCGGAGGCGCTCGACCGGCTGGCGCGGGAGGATCCCAGAATCCGGGTTTTTCACCTCGAAGAGCCTTCCGGCCAGTCTGCGGCGCTGGAGACCGGCTTCCGCGCATCCCGCGGCGATTTCGTCGTCACGATCGACGCCGATCTCCAGAACGATCCGGTCGACATCCCGCTCCTCCTGGATCGCATGGGGGCGCTCGACCTGCTCGCGGGATACCGGCTGGACCGGCGCGACTCGGTCCTGCGCCGGATCTCCTCCCGGCTGGCGAATCGCATCCGCGACCGCGTCACGGGAGACGCGATCCGCGACGCCGGATGCACCTTGAAAGTCTTCCGCCGCCGCTGCCTCGAGAGGATCCTTCTCTACGACGGCATGCACCGCTTCCTGCCGACGCTGCTGCGCCTCGAGGGGTACCGGGTGGGAGAGGCCCCGGTGCGGCATCGGCCGAGGGTCTGGGGCTCTTCCAAGTACAACGTCAGAGGACGGCTGTTCCGCACGTTCGTCGATCTCCTCGCCGTGAGGTGGATGATCAAGCGGCGGCTGAGAGTCCGGATGAAAACGGCGCCGGTCAGCGAGCGGGGGCGAAGTAGCCGGGCCGGGTGA